One Cryptomeria japonica chromosome 9, Sugi_1.0, whole genome shotgun sequence genomic window carries:
- the LOC131057678 gene encoding uncharacterized protein LOC131057678: MAFQCEERMCGVQDLYADSMAESDAEETLSFCDMLLYDSAGTVSPQRVSTADSSDHHEFLFDLAFGSTASMANCTSSADDLFHKGRLLPLTECTAHLPCSDSYSFKQIEGLLKEDLQAWRSQSLESNSSFWTSSSSNSSQASQRSINYSASHKGLRASNSTAATIKTKGIANWSAFSSGSRSKKSPKWLQFLSFGVIKAPSGMELEEMRLRQCKRNDSGLDQSALKRSVSSYYEEGPILKKKAASFHQRSKSVKENKRAVEAPQTKGFRMFTLLNNCKFSVSSFINCTKTVVL; the protein is encoded by the coding sequence atggCTTTTCAGTGTGAAGAAAGAATGTGCGGTGTCCAAGATCTTTATGCAGATTCAATGGCGGAATCGGATGCTGAGGAGACACTTTCGTTCTGTGACATGCTTCTTTACGACAGTGCCGGAACGGTGAGCCCGCAGAGGGTTTCGACCGCTGATTCTTCAGATCACCACGAATTCCTCTTCGATTTGGCCTTTGGGAGCACTGCTTCCATGGCGAATTGTACCTCTTCTGCTGACGATCTGTTCCACAAAGGCCGCCTCCTTCCTCTCACTGAATGCACTGCGCATTTGCCTTGCAGCGATTCGTATTCTTTCAAGCAAATCGAGGGCCTTTTAAAGGAAGATCTTCAAGCGTGGAGATCTCAATCGCTGGAATCAAATTCAAGCTTCTGGACCAGCTCTAGCTCCAACAGTTCTCAAGCTTCACAGAGAAGCATCAATTACTCAGCCTCGCACAAGGGTTTGAGGGCTTCAAATTCAACCGCGGCGACCATTAAAACAAAAGGCATAGCAAATTGGAGCGCATTCTCATCTGGTTCGCGCAGTAAAAAGTCTCCAAAATGGCTACAGTTTTTAAGTTTTGGGGTAATTAAAGCTCCTAGTGGAATGGAGCTGGAAGAAATGCGTCTCAGGCAATGTAAACGCAATGACAGTGGCTTGGATCAGTCTGCTCTTAAGCGGTCGGTTTCGAGCTATTACGAAGAGGGGCCAATTCTAAAGAAAAAGGCAGCGTCTTTTCACCAGAGATCAAAGTCCGTCAAGGAGAATAAGCGGGCCGTTGAGGCTCCCCAAACCAAGGGCTTCAGGATGTTTACCTTATTAAACAATTGTAAATTTTCTGTCAGTTCTTTCATTAACTGCACAAAAACAGTAGTCCTTTGA